The sequence tggtacatttatatgtgtataatgtaatccagaactaagtcttggcagtttttcaaccacatgactcttgtcagtgatacttaaatatttctcattttctgttgtcactgactgataatcatacccgttaaggtatatgtcggagaaactcaataaatttctgcttgacttgggagaaaataaggcatcatttattaaaaattttgtaccatttggtagtatgaaatttgcctttcctatcccttttatcaagttagcaggtcctgatattgtatgtatagttccttccgttggttttagatcaataaaatatttctcggatttaagtatagtgtgtgtagttccactgtctgctatacagagatctccaccacttgattgatgttgtattccagcaaaattcatattgaactttcagcgaatcctgatacatcttaacaagatgtttagatgttcggcaagtattagcccagtggcccattctaccacatctgtagcaagattcttcagaatttttagaagaattttcttcaacatcttgtttagtgggcttgttttgtggttgatatttatattttcgtggattattatttctttgaccaccacggcaacgaccacgaccacgtcctcgcccattaccattaccataaggatggtttctaccatagttatggcttttggcatgatgatggtgatggttattataaccacgaccttgcccgcgtccttgtccctgtttataattatttgcagtatttgcttcagggattgcaagtgtaccagtaggacgggattgctgatttttcattaatagctcatcattttgctctgcaactaagagatatgaattaagttcaggatatgttttgaactttagcattctcaaatttctttgcactgtgatgtttgcagcattcattgtggagaaagttttctccatcatgtctgcatcactaatttcatgtccacagaatttaagttgtgaacatgtattatacagagctgagctgtattcatttactttcttaaagtcttggaaccttaatgttctccattgttccattgcagctggaagtaaaatttctctttgattattgaatctgcttttgagaccttcccataaaacatggggatcttctacagtcacataattattttgtaagcattcatcaatatgttgatgaataaagcaacatgccgtagcttgttctttttcagaacaagtgttgttttcatttatggtttcaagaatgcccattgatttaagatgcatttttacttttataacccatggcatgtagttgtttccagttgattttaaaggagtaaatttaagcttttccagattcgacattttctattatcaaaaattaaaacaaacatcatgataaattagagtcaatttatattcataagtatataaacattaaacataaatttaatataacataaatgataagtaggtgacagtgtcgaccatgtgtaagcaatcataaataaatgttatataacaaaaatataaatattagtaaacataaatgaaaatttggcgacagtgtcgaccatatatttttccaggtggtataaccgacctatatcattctggtggtataaccgaccatatatcattttggtggtataaccgaccatatatcattttggtggtataaccgaccatatatcattttggtggcagagccaaccatatttagtattaagattatcgtgctgataacgtgttataattcagtaggcttataactacctttagtggtttgattcttgatgttataattcagtaggcttataactacctttagtggtttgattcttgatttagaatactaataatgaagtgtaagaacaaagatgataatggagagaaagaaagaaacactttgtaagtgtgagaaatggtgcaagtttaatgcttgcattcatgagtatttatagcctaaaatctcaatataaaaatacatactttgtgtaccaaaattgactatatgtatacaccaaaattgactatccatatctatattattattattattataacattattattattattattattattattaattataaattataattatatattatattatataagctTTACCAAATTCGACATTATCTttgaatatttatattaaatattaaattaaatatattgtaACTAATGCGGAGTAATAAATAATAAGTGAACTCTAAATCACATACTCTTCATTCCTGTCTCAATTATGATTTGAATTATTACTAACTAAATAGATTTTGATACCGATAAATCTCTCTCTGCATTATTGCACTTGAAAAAGGTAAAAATAAAATCTGTAGTATAAATAAAGATCGTATTTAATTTACATTTAAACAAACAGATTGTACTGTTTGAATTCAGGTTTATTATTTGCAAGAGTTTAATATTGAAATGTCTTTTGTAAACTAACTttatttattatatgtatatatgtacctGCAAAGAGTCACCAacattgatgtagaatgattcagAATCAGGAGGCACTAATGCCCAATTACCATCTTTTAATAAGATTTCGAGCCCAGAAGTATTATTCGATCTTAATACTGAAATGATTTGTGGGTCTGTGTGTTCCCCAAATCCAATCAAATTCCCTGTTTTTTCATGTTCTTGAAGCTCTGGACATGGTGGATAATAATTTACTCTGAAAACAGAGTCACTCTGTTCATCTGCTAACATCTTACTAAACGCATTTTTTGACTCCAATTTCAAACCTTCTGCCATTAATTCAAGAATCTCACATGCCATTCTCTTCAATAATTTCAAATATTCATCCACAATATACCTACATGACCAAAAAAATTCAAATTTAGAAGAAACTAAATGCAAAACACGAAAACAGAGTACAAACAGATGACCAGCATAAAATGTTAAAATGTTCTGAAATTTATTCAAGATTCATACTGGAAGTTTTCTGAGTGTTCTTTAAATATGGGAACCAATTTGTTGTAGTCGGATTCGGGTTTGGTATTAAGTAGAAGATATTCGACCCAACCGATATCGCCATTTTGACCAATGTTCTTATTACCGTAACCAAAAGGGTTAGGTGGACCAGCTGAATCTTTGACTGATTGAGGAAATGAGAAGAATTTAGTGGCTTCTGCTTCAAGTTTATCGATAAGTGTTTTTGGAATCCCATGGTTAACAACTTTAAAGAATCCAAAATCTTGACATGCATTAACAATTAGGTGTTTTGAATCAGTTTTAGAAAGGTCAATAATGGGTATTTCAGGTAAAGTCAAAGGGTTGACTGGTTTGCATGTTTTAACAAAGAATTGTTCTATTGTTGGTTTTGAAAGTGCCACCATtgttgtaaaacttatttaaaAGAAATATGTATGTATGAAAGAATTGAGGAAGAGGAAGATATAAGAACACATTGCATTGGGCTGACGCTTGCCTATTTGTAGGAGAGGGGTTCGAGTGGGGAAATAGATTGGAAGAGAAATGTAGGAAGTTTTAAGTCAATTATTTGacttttgtatatttatattttatcttgttataaatataattttttatttttaggatTATGATGTTAATTAGACTTTTAGCACTTTATACGTTTATCGGATGATAGTGTTATCTATAAGTGGCGGGTTTATGTGGGCTTAAGAAGTGTCCAGTATTAActtttttaataaattttattaacaTTCGGTGGTCACACTGTTCACCTGCATTAGTCAGAGTATATATTAGGAATTTAGGATTGGTTACTATATTAGGATTGGTTCCTTGTGCCTTTAATA comes from Rutidosis leptorrhynchoides isolate AG116_Rl617_1_P2 chromosome 4, CSIRO_AGI_Rlap_v1, whole genome shotgun sequence and encodes:
- the LOC139845523 gene encoding gibberellin 2-beta-dioxygenase 1-like, whose amino-acid sequence is MVALSKPTIEQFFVKTCKPVNPLTLPEIPIIDLSKTDSKHLIVNACQDFGFFKVVNHGIPKTLIDKLEAEATKFFSFPQSVKDSAGPPNPFGYGNKNIGQNGDIGWVEYLLLNTKPESDYNKLVPIFKEHSENFQYIVDEYLKLLKRMACEILELMAEGLKLESKNAFSKMLADEQSDSVFRVNYYPPCPELQEHEKTGNLIGFGEHTDPQIISVLRSNNTSGLEILLKDGNWALVPPDSESFYINVGDSLQVMTNGRFKSIKHRVVTNSMNSRMSMIYFGGPPLNQKIAPLPSLLEKDEESLYNEFTWFEYKKYAYNVALSHNRLTHFEKFSSKI